The genomic interval cAAATAGATACCTGCGCCACAAATAAACTGTTAAGAGTAGAATTATGAGGTTGTTGTGAAAGGGCGTCGGCGGCAACATTCTCACGGCCGGGTCTATATTGGATTTCATATTCAAACCCCATCAATTTGGCCAGCTATTGTTGCTGTTCGGGTGTCGTAATTTTCTGCTCCAAAAGGTACTTAAGGCTACGTTGATCGGTTTGGATGATAAACTTTCGTCCCAGCAGATAAGGTCGCCACACACGGATAGCTTCTATAATCGCAAACATCTCTTTTGCATATATGGACCAAGATTTGTTTGTGACTCCCAAGGCATGACTCATAAAAGCGATGGACTGCCCTTGTTGCTGGAGTATTGCACCAATGCCGTCACCGGATGCGTCTGTCACAATAAcaaaagtttaattaaaattaggcaTGGGTAATGTAGGTGTACTTGTCATTgccttttttaaattgataaaagctTTGTCCGCTTCTGCAGTTCATTCAAACTGCCCTTTTTTTAGAAGATTCGTGAGTGGTCGAGCTAAAACTCCATATCCTTGGACGAACTTTTTGTAGTAACCCGTAAGGCCAATGAATCCCCGTAGCTCTGAGATGTTCTTTGGTTGAGGCCAGGAGACCATGGCCGTAATTTTTGTCTCATCTACTTTTACCCCGTGGCTGGTAATTATGTGGCCGAGGTACTCGAGTTCTTGTTGGCCAAAAGTGCACTTGCttgttttaaggaaaaattgaTGCTCTTTAAGAACCTTCATTGCCTGCTTAACATGAGTAAGGTGGCTACGCCAAGAGGGGCTGTATATTAGTATATCGTTAAAGAAAACAAGGACAAATTTCCTAAGATAGGGATAGAAGATAGAGTTCATGATGGCCTGGAATGTCGATGGTGCGTTGCATAAGCCAATCGGCATTACTAAGTATTCGTAATGTCCGTTGTGTGTGCGGAAAGCTGTTTTGTGTATGTCGGCTGGGTTTACACGTACCTGATGGTATCCGGCCCTTAAGTCCAGTTTAGTGAAGTACGCTGCTCCATGTAACTCGTCCAACATGTCATCGACTGTAGGGATTGGAAATCAGTCTTTAACAGTGGCGTTATTGAGAGACCGATAGTCGGTGTAAAATCGCCAactttcatcttttttttttacaagtaGTACTGGTGATGAAAAAGCACTGGTACTAGGCCAAATGAGTCCCGAATTCAGCATCTCCTGgacttgtttttcaatttcgGCTTTCTGGAAATAGGCGTAGCGGTATGGCCGTACGTTGACTGGCTCAGTTCCCTCTATCAATGTGATGTTATGGTCGATTTCTCGTCTAGGTGGTAGTTTTGTTGGCTCTTGAAATAAAGTGTTGTATTCCTTTAACAAGTCTTGCATATTTGGAGTTGTTGTGTTGAGAGAGTCTTCTACATTCACATGGAAACAAATGGCAAAACCGGACTGCCCTTGTCTCAGCTCTTTGGTAATTTTGGTCAAGGATGCCGTTTGGATTGATTGAGGCCCGATGCCTTGTAACCGGCAACTTTTGTTCTCCCAAGTGAAATCCATGGTAAGTTGTTTCCAGTTGCAAACCACTGAGTCTAGCATCTCAAGCCACTGGACTCCCAGCACCATATCCAGCCCTGTAATTGGAAGTGAATAAAGAGTCAAAGTGAATGGAACTTCTTGTAATAATACCTGAACCTGTTCGAATTTTCCCTTGCATGATAGCGTTTCTCCATTTGCCACGCGCACCGAAAATCCTGCTGTGGGAATGATTGGCAGCCGTGACATGTTGGCCATTCGCGAGCTGATGAAATTGGGAGTTGAACCACTATCGATCAGAACCATAATCTCATATGGTCCTACCTTTGCCGTGACCCGCATGATTCTTGGGGCTGCCCATCCAGTGAGGGcatagaaaatgatttttggaTCGGTTGGCTCTCTAGTGTCAGGTTCTGTACATAAGACTTCAGGAATTCCCTCATATGTAGTTTCATCATTCATTGTGTCACTTTCAAGGAGCAATAGCCGAGGTTGGGTGCACTTATGACCTGTTGTAAATCGATCGTTGCAATTTAAGCAAAGTCCCATTGCTCGACGCCGCTGCATTTCGTCCCAAGTCGGCCGTTTGATGGGTCTCGTTGGTTGGGCATGGGTATTGTTTGTTGGTGCTGGTGGTGTACTGTTGAGGTACTGTGGTCGCAGCAACTTCCTTTGTCGCGTCAATTGATCATCCTTCATACGTGCGAGGTTTATAGCTTCTTTTAAAGTTTTGGACCAAAACATCCgaatttcttttgaaattttcgGATTCAATCCTCCCATAAAGGTCCCGACCAAGGCCTTTTGCGTCCATCCTCGTACCCGGTTCCCAAGCCTTTCGAATTCCCTCTGATAATCACGTAGTGACCTTGTCTGCTTAACCCTGGACAACGCCTCATCATAATCTTTGCACTCAGTAGGGCCAAACCGTGCACAAAGCTCCTCTACAAAAATTTCCCATGTTACtgtcttttcctcttcttgaTAAGTTCGTCGCATCCACTGCCACCATTGGTTGGCCCCTCCTTCTAGGTGAAAAGAAGCTAAGGAGACTTTCTGTTCGTTGGTTGCTTCCTGATACTCGAAAAATTGCATGATCCTATTATACCACTCCATTGGGTCGTCGCCGGAATATCGTGGACACTCCAGTTTGGTAAGTCTTGATGCTAGCTGATGGCGGCTCCCTTCACTATCTCCACGGCTAGGCTGTGAGGATCCAGCGTGATCAGAATTGTTATGACTTGGCATCCCTTTTGAAGTTGAAAGTGAATCTACCAGTTTGCTCATTGTTTCTTCTAGGCAGTGCAATCTGTCAGTAAGCCCTAGTTCCATATGCTTCATTCCATCTTGCAAGCTTCCGATCTCAACTTCCACACGCTCTATGCGTTCCTTGTTGGTTGACATAGTAacctcgctctgataccactgatAGCGGTCCCAGTCAAAGCGTAAGTGATTGAATATATTTCTACTTAGGGTGAGAAATAAGACCACaagatatttgattttttggaTAATAGTCAATGCCTTTATTCAAGTCTGTTGGAGCTTATTTATACTTGAAACAACTTAGCCAAACAATCTAACTATCACTCGAGATTGTAGGCAGGTACTAAGCTAACAACTTGACTTATTCTTTTAGCTTAACAAAACAACCGAATATGAATTAAACCAAATAATAAATCTCCATTAAATCAGCAAGTGATCCCATATTGACGGAATCAACCCATGATCCCTGTAGACTGCTCCAACGACCATTCTTCCAACGTGCTGCATGTTGCATGTAACGTATGCATGAGTCTTGAGCCATGTGACTGTTCGACTTCCAAGCATCCATGTATAATTCAAACGTACCCAGCATACTTGTTGCTAGGCTTTGGAATCCTTGACGACCTCCGCGGCGTATCAATCACCACCACTGTTAGTTATGTTCCCAACTCCATTGTTCTCTGAATTTTTTGTTGCTCCTTTTATTGTCTTGAGCTGAGgacaattttcattattatcaCCATAGATCCCACAATTAAAACATATAACCGGCAAATTTTCATACTCCACTTTCTGCATTTTGCCATCTAGAAAAAACTGTGAACAAAGAGGTTTATTAAGTGAAACCTCAACTGCAATACGCGCAAACTTCCCTCTTGTTAATGACTCAGTGTTGTAATCGATTCGAATCACTTTTCCAACGACGTTCCCAATCATGCGAAGAACCTTTTTATGATAACAGTGTAGAGGCATTCCCAGTAATCGAATCCGAGCAACAATGTTGTCAATATTATCATTGGAGCTGTCGAAGTGAGGGTTCCATTGTTGCACAGTGAGATAATGACCGAGAATGGTTCAAGGACCTTGTGTTAGAGCATAATGGGCGTCTCCTTCAGTTTTGAACCTAACCAGGAAGAAATCATTTTCGAAGTCAATAACAGAGAATCCTTGTGACATTTTCCAGAGATCATTCAACCTATACAAAGTGCCCTATAACCAATAGTTCTTCCAAGAAGCTTGACCACTACCGCATTCATCCATGGTTTCACCAGTTGTGCATGGATCGTTTTTGAGAAAGAAATGGATGGGATGCTTCCCTTTTCACTAATAGTTACATCTTCGGTATCAAATTCCAAATCTTCTTCTCTCCCCAAAAACTGCTCATCAAGTTCATTATGGTCTTCCATTAATTTCTCTTCAAAAGATAACGAAGATGGATTCTCATCTTCATTCCCTTGGTTTCTAAATCTTTCCTTTTTCGTTGAACGGTCCTCCTCCAGTGGCGGTGGAGGTTCCTTGCTTCAGTTACCGCTACTCATACAGGCATAAGCTcgagttaaattaaaatgattctCCCCCACTACATTCCTTTTCTTAGTATTGATTATAAATGTTACTTCGATTTTTTCCCTAAAACAAAAGCATCTGAAAATCAGTATTTTCACACATATGTAATATGTCCTTTGAACCGATAAATActtgttcatttatttattttttagatgcatcatttattgatttgttgaggttaaatacttatttatttatttagtttttaagaAACATCagctattaattaatagattttttatagTCTCAAAATTTATTGAGGTTCTattgtatataataatttttcgcGGTTTTAACTTGGGCCAAAgggttatattttttttgaaaaccaTTATACAACCCTAAGTTATTACCTTaccatattttctttataattgttaatgaattaaattcttcaaagTTTAGGGTAATTCATTTAGTAACTTTCCACCCGTATATTAAATATGGTAAGAGTTAATTACTTAAAACAGATAAATTCCTAACCTTAGACTCATCACAAACGCTCATATCAACCAGAAAACCAGAGGGAGACAAAAGATTGAAATAAAGAAGATAGAGAATGAGGACGATAGAATGATAACATTCTCAAAACGTAGATCAGGCATCCACAAGAAGGCCAGTGAGCTTGTCACTCTCACTGGAGCTGAGATAGGAATTGTGGTGTTCTCACCATCTGGGAAGCCTTTCTCATTCGGGCATCCTTCCCTAGAAGCCGTTGCGAACCAGGAGCATCCGAATGACAACACTCATCTGCTGGTTGAGCTCACCGCTAGGTGAGAATTAGTGAACTGAATCAGCAGCATAATGAGCTGCTGTGCTGGCTGGATGAGGAAAATGCACGGGAGAAGATCCTGAACCAAAATAGGAAGGGGAAAGAGACTCAGCCTCATTGGTGGGAAACCCCAGTTGATGAGCTCAAGCATCAGAAGCCGCTTCAAATGGATGCAGCAGTTGATCTGCACAAAACTTTTCTAGCCAAACTATATGAAAGCCTGCTGCCACCTCTTCCTCCATGGCACCTCCTATGTATTTTcatcataaataatatatctGACTATTCTTTAAATTTGGCATTTGTCTACAGAAAATCTGAAGAAGCTACAGGTCCAAATGATTAACTTGAAAATACTAAAAAGCTACCGACCGTAAATGGCTAGGATACAATTTCAGAATACAACTCATTTATTCCCAAAACTTGGACATAATTTGGTGAACATCTTTACCAGCAAAACTCAAACTAATCTGTTAATATAATCAAGTAATGGACTGCTTCACTGTTGATGAACCAGATTTGAGTCATATATAAAACTCACCATGCAATTACATCATCGAACTAGCTATTTAAACCATGATCATGATAACAAGTGGATAAATATACTCCCGAAAACAAGTGAATCGCtctaaatatatttgaaattccTACATTTGGAATTTGATGAAGAATGAAGGTAAGGGATTTAGAGGGCAATCAAAAagatacatatatttataaggTTTGGATGGCAATGAAAATCCTTGTCCACTAAACGTTAACCCCTGCCCCAAAGAACTTTTTCTCAAACTCGGGTAATCAGGTATAAAGTGAAATCATGGCCGATTGAACTGCGCCCTCGGAGCTTTTGGTTTCACATGATTGTTTGTGATACATaggaaacaataaattttttcaacttaaaatattaatacaaaattgacaACCATTCATGTAAAACgacaaaagaataatttaatctagtaattgtaatatatgcactttgatttttcctaattaagtgtatgatttaattttttctcttcgatattaattttaatattatcacaACATTAAAtcaagataaattgagtgcgATTAAAAAATTCGGGTAGTCAGATTTTATTTTCGTCGCGGGTCCAGTATTagcttaatttgtattaagcttaagtgcaaataaaaaaaaaaaagccagtTTCTATAAATGGAAAGTGGGAAGCTGGTTTctaaaaaaggaaagagagaggggcacgtgagagagagagagagaaagagaattgATGCGGTTTGACCTGTTaatccgacccgacccgacccgacccgcgACCTTGACCTGGACGGATCCCATGATTCCGGCCACCTCACCGGTCGAGCTTAGTACCGATCTGAAGCTTGGAACCCGGCCGTCATAACCCAACCGTCCTAGTTGCCGTAAAACGACTGGAACGCCACCGTTTGAAGCTCGAAAATTCACGGCCAAAAACCCATCGCTATCGCCGTCGATTTCGCCGGAGTTTGGGCACACCTCCAGCTGGGTTCTACTCCTGACGTCACCAGCATCATTTTCCGACCAACTTTGTCACCTGAAACGGCCGGATTGTCGACGATCGGCCACTTGGAAAGCTAGCTGCTTTGGGAGCACGATCCGCCGCCATCACCGCGCGTGTAAGGTCACCGGCGACACCAATGGACTCACCGAGGTCTGAACTATCAGACCTAAGCTTCCCGTCGTCGTTGACTGAAGTCCGGTCTCCGTTGACCGGCAGGGGCAATtcgataaattcataaaactttaGGGTGGATTTGTAATTTATGGAATCAGTggataatttggtaattttaggTTAGGGCAGTGAGGTAATTTGAGATTTCGAGGGTAATTCGGtaatttaagtcattaaggacattttggtaattttacgTTCTGAgggtaatttcataatttctgaCATTGTGGTAATTTCGTGATCTGAATTGAGAACAATTTAGTAATTGAAGATTCtgaggataatttggtaaaataatgatgttgggggcattttggtaattttgacatgtaggggtattttggtaattttgtgcATGCGGGAATAGTTTATTGTGGATAGATATtcgtttgaaaattattatgtaaaattagtTGTATTTCAAATCTACGGAGAATGATTGTGTCGTTTCCTTGATTAGGAGGATCCGCGAACGAGAATTAACCTGTGGACGTTGTTGATACCAAGTCCGGACTTCGTCattgtgagtggaatatacaaaatctattttcatagtatattcttattttaccATACAGTACAACATGTTTTGATAATAAGTTTTTTATGCTTcgatttaataattttttagaaaattgatttttatttacgTGCTAATAGTTATTGTTATCAAGAAtgagtttgattaatgattttattgtcGTTTTTAAGTAAATGCATGGTATTAGAATTCAATGGATTTGAgatatgttaaataaaaagaaaatgagatttcagaTGTGATTATATGTTTTTGAACATGTGTATAAAAAAGTTGTTTGGAAAATCATTGGACAATATCCTTTCCCTCCAGATACAGAGATACAGATAATACGAGATGAATATAGAGATACAAATGAGATGAAATAGAGGCCTTTGGGGACCGTCTGAACATACATAGAGACTTTGGGCCGTGTGTTTGGGCGCTTTTGCCTTTTGAGGGCTTATGCATGTAGTATGATGATTACAGATATACAGATGTTGAGATAcatgagatatgagatgagatttCCCCATCTATCCATTGTAGCTCTGGGGCATGATGGTTCCCTGATTGCCCGTCCATTGAGGTCTGGATATGATGAGATCATTCCTCTAGGTACTTGTTTGATGATAGTTTTTGGTATTcagtatttgatattataagtattatgatttcattgattttatgcaaatttatgtaatatagTTATTTCAGTGACtgatttgaattgaatatgttcatataagttcttatgatattttgatgaaattgatttgagaaagattaaaccattgtaaataaatttatttttcaaaaactactatccactcactgagctCACTGAGTTTTTATACTCATcctgtttttattatattttccccCCATAGGAGATTTGCAAGTACATCAGTCGACCTAGCAACGAtagttaaatttgaaattgtggCCACGTAATGGTGCTAGGAGTCgtagatttaatattttgatatttgagaTATAGcgaattgtatttatttgttatattttgtaattaaggataactattaaattttaatattagatgATTTGGATGATATTTGGTATGTTGACTTGAGAAGTTGGTTATGAAGGGTGGAtgaatattgaattattttgggagtattgttttgtaaattgtGGGTTTGgggatgttttatttatagGAGAGATTCTGTCGAATTTTTGATAGAATtcttaaatatcataattattattaattcgaTTAGGCGAGATTAGATAGACTCGTCCTGAAAATTCCGGGCGGGTCATTTCAGTAATAGCTAAAATGCAGATTATCTACAAGAGCAATTATGGTATAGTTGCTCATCTACTGATACACAAGAGACAATTGATGTCATACATTgaaaaagcatgattttggGGTGATGCATTTTTACGAGTTGTTTAGCCACATAAACGATTGTCGATCTATCATCTACAGTGGTATTATCAACGAAACAGTCCAGCGCAGCATGGaaacaatattatttgaaataaatataagaaagaTTATTGATGACAACAAAAAGCCTTGAAGTTTTAGTACGTAAACGAGTAGACGTGAGACTAATTACGTAACAAATGtttaaaattccaatatttGCAACATAATAATCCATATACGTGTGTGTGTAGAAGTAATTAAGGAGCAAAATCCATTTAAATGCTATACGTGTGTGTAGAAGTAATTAAGTAGCAAAACTCATTATTCAAGCATTTAAATGTTTGCACTTGTCAATGGACtagtctttaatttttttattttctattcgAGCAAAATCAATTGTTTGGTCTTTTAACAGTGGCCCATAAATTGTAAGTCTAcctaattctaatttttaattttatgattaatcttttgtctagttttaaaatctataattttatcatgcatTCATGTTTGCTCTGTGTGTTgcaatatatgaatatttttgttattattaaaagattttaaaagcaAATTAAGTAATAACCTAATCTtgtatattgaaaaatatattttttcttatattgataattaaactaTTAGACATTATTTTCAACTCATAAAATTCCATTGAGGAGTTTTTAACGAGAACAAtcataataagtaaatttattatcaataatattatagttaGTAAAGTTTTATATTGctatctaaatttttagaaatgtATTATACTTTAAATAGGGTCTTAATTAGATGCATGCAGACACACTCTATAAGCACGATTGTGCATATGGCAAGCTCCCATTTGGAGCTTGTGGGGCCCACAACACCATTTTCCAAATGAGAACTTACCACACGCGTAGTCGCGCATTCTAgtcatgtttgattttaaatgtgCCCCAGCTCGATCAAAATCCTGCCTGCGTCCCTGCTTGTCATTAGgcgtttaaaattaatatccgGGCATTTTTTAGTTGGgtcctttcttttttggaaAGAACATAaaatccattaaaatttaaaaaatgtatcaTTGATGCA from Citrus sinensis cultivar Valencia sweet orange chromosome 9, DVS_A1.0, whole genome shotgun sequence carries:
- the LOC127899820 gene encoding uncharacterized protein LOC127899820; amino-acid sequence: MSTNKERIERVEVEIGSLQDGMKHMELGLTDRLHCLEETMSKLVDSLSTSKGMPSHNNSDHAGSSQPSRGDSEGSRHQLASRLTKLECPRYSGDDPMEWYNRIMQFFEYQEATNEQKVSLASFHLEGGANQWWQWMRRTYQEEEKTVTWEIFVEELCARFGPTECKDYDEALSRVKQTRSLRDYQREFERLGNRVRGWTQKALVGTFMGGLNPKISKEIRMFWSKTLKEAINLARMKDDQLTRQRKLLRPQYLNSTPPAPTNNTHAQPTRPIKRPTWDEMQRRRAMGLCLNCNDRFTTGHKCTQPRLLLLESDTMNDETTYEGIPEVLCTEPDTREPTDPKIIFYALTGWAAPRIMRVTAKVGPYEIMVLIDSGSTPNFISSRMANMSRLPIIPTAGFSVRVANGETLSCKGKFEQVQVLLQEVPFTLTLYSLPITGLDMVLGVQWLEMLDSVVCNWKQLTMDFTWENKSCRLQGIGPQSIQTASLTKITKELRQGQSGFAICFHVNVEDSLNTTTPNMQDLLKEYNTLFQEPTKLPPRREIDHNITLIEGTEPVNVRPYRYAYFQKAEIEKQVQEMLNSGLIWPSTSAFSSPVLLVKKKDESWRFYTDYRSLNNATVKD